In the Brettanomyces nanus chromosome 1, complete sequence genome, TCCAACATGACACTGATCAACTTGGTCATCATCTGGTTCGGAccaaagagagaagatcaTCTATGTGCTCTTATTATGGCTCTACAGTTTCTTACTGGCCTTTTTATGTTGATTCTAAGGCATACCGTGGCTCCTATGTTGTTTGGATTTGACAATTCTTGGAATAtgttggaaagaaggtgGAATTAAGTGGCTATTTATGCTGATCTAGAAACTCCTTTCTCTGTCTCATCAACTCGTCTGtcaacctcttcatctcctcgTGCTTAATCAAACTCTTACAATTATAAAATTCATCCATTCTAATACCGTGAAGTCTTTCATATTCAAAGGTTTGGACTAGAAGCTCATACTTGTCGATATCCTTGACTATGGTACCCTCTAAATTTCTTTGGTATTCATAGTCGAGCCACAAATCGACGATCTCTTTAGAAAAGTTCTCGTTATAAGGCTTAATGACTTCACTTAGGAACTGAATCGTCTTATATTCCCTAGAATGCTTCTCGGCCTTCTTCACATTAGGATCTTGAGGAACAATATCACCAACTAAACTTTCAGCGATGTCGTGAATCAACGCGATCTTGACACATTGAGAGAGATCTGGTGTAGTCTTACCATTACTCTCCTTAGTAAACGCAAATTTATCTAGCGACATGGCAATGATAGACATTCTATACATATGATCAGCAATAGATTCCGGATTGGTTATTTTGTTCTTATCGATCCATCCTGTTCTCTTTTGCTCCTTTAAAAGAGACACGATCTGATAAAATGCACTGATGTAGTTGTAGTTATGACCGTCATTAATTTTGGCAGGTGTGAGTAGATCGAGGATCTTCTGAGGAACCTGTTTTCGGGGGTCCCAATTGGACGTAACGCTGGTTTCAGTAGATGCTGGAGTCATGAAAGTTCAAGATAAGGGGAGAAACGTTTAATCTGCAACAAAGTCCGGCTCATATAAACATAAACAAAAAGGACGTTTCATGGACGAGACGAGACGAGACGAGACGAGACGGGACTCatcttgaaaatttttGAAATATCAAATTAGACGAGTTTTGAGGTTATTAGAATACTACAGATTCAGGGTTCTTTCTAAATTAACCACATATCTTAGTTATGTATGTAATCGGAGATGCTACTTATAGACAAGCTCGCTTAAGCAACAAGCTCAACAACACCACCGGCAGCTCTGATCTTCTCCTCAGCCAACTTAGAAACGAATCTAGCCTTAACAATAACAGGAACATTTGGAAGTCTTCCCTTACCTAAGACCTTACCGTAACCCTTGGCCAACGTATCGATGACAACGGCAGAGTCCTTTGTAGATTGGGCCAATTTCTCATCCTTATTGTCCACTAAAGACCATAGTTTGTCCAAATTAATGACAGGTCTCCAGAATGGGTTTTCTTGCTTGTGGAAAAATCTCATACCAACCTTACCAAAGTAACCTGGATGGTATTTATCCATAGCAATTCTGTGATGATGCTGACCACCAGCCATACCACGACCACCTGGGTGCTTTCTGTGCTTTCCAATACGACCGTAACCGGCGGTAACGTTACCTCTGTGCTTTCTGGTCTGACGAAGTCTGGTAGGCATTTTTGTGTTTGCTTCTCAGAACTAAAGGAATTAAAGTGATGaacaagagaagaagtaatAAAAACTTTGGCCCTGGTTCTATTTTTCAGCCGGTgagatgaaaaaatttttacTGGAATTGGCGATTTGGTTTTGAACACGACCAGCTTGAAGTAATTTTCTGGTCAATCGGCGGGTCGATGTGGATAAATTTTAACTAGAGGTGCGAGGCGTTGGTAAGGGTAAGTTCATTGAGCAGAGATCATTGTGCAGAGACCATTGAGCAGGGAAGTCGTAGGTTGTAAAGCAGGATGTAGGTGGTGAAGCAGGATGTAGGTAGATTTATTTGGTTGATTTCCGTTCGAGGGTCTATCTTTACCCTTATTGCCTAGATGGGAATATGGAGGGATTTAGAGAAGGGTAAGCAAATAAATCAGGGTAATGTAGATGGATATTCAGCAATTGACCTTTATTAAATGGTGGTGCCGATGCCCTGTTAATTGGTGATGCCTGGTGATGCCTTGTTAATTGGTGATGCCTGGTGATGCCTGGTGAGGCCTTGCTTGGTGAGGCCTTGCTTGGTGAGGCCTTCTTAAGCGCGCATATTTTTTCAtcactctcttctcttcaccaCTGTTCGTCATGACTATAGGAACCCCCGAAGAGATTAAACAACTCCAGAAAACAAAGACCATTGGAATAATTGGTCTTGGTGACATGGGGTTGTTGTATGCACAGCGATTCAGCGAGGTAGGATGGCACGTGGTTGGCTGtgatagagaagagagttACAATCAATTCAAGCAGAGCTACGGATCACAGTTtgaagtgatgaagaatggTCACTACGTATCTCGTTTATCTGACTATATTATCTACAGTGTTGAGGCAGAGAATATTGACAAGATAGTGGCCACTTATGGAGCATCTACCAAGGTTGGTGCCATAGTGGGTGGTCAAACGTCTTGCAAGTCTCCTGAGATTGCAGCATTTGAGAAGCATCTTCCACAGGACGTGGAAATCATCACTGTTCATTCATTGCACGGACCCAACGTCAGTACTATTGGACAACCGTTGGTGATTATCAATTATAGAGGCTCGGATGAGTCTCTAAAGTTAGTAGAGTCGCTTATGTCATGTCTTCAATCTAAGCATGTCTATCTCACTTATCAGGAGCATGACCGAATTACTGCTGATACCCAGGCCGTGACACATGCTGCTTTCCTCAGTATGGGATTAGCATGGCGTAATTGTCATCAGTATCCTTGGGAGGCTCCTAAATGGACAGGAGGTCTTGAAAATGCCAAGATCAACATTTCATTACGAATCTACTCTAACAAATACCATGTATATGCTGGTGTGGCCATTACCAATCCTTCTGCTCACGCTCAGATCACACAATATGCAAAGTCGTGTGAAGAGATCTTTACCTTGATGATCCAAAGCAGAAAGCATGAATTGATTGAACGTATTATGAAAGCAAAGCAGAAAGTGTTTGGTCACTTGAAAAAAGACCATCGTCTTTTGTTAGATGATGACCTTCTTGAACAGTACTCTTTGAGTAATTATCCACCTGGAAAGAGGCAGCCGAACTCGCAGT is a window encoding:
- the TYR1 gene encoding prephenate dehydrogenase (NADP(+)) (BUSCO:EOG093426X8); translated protein: MTIGTPEEIKQLQKTKTIGIIGLGDMGLLYAQRFSEVGWHVVGCDREESYNQFKQSYGSQFEVMKNGHYVSRLSDYIIYSVEAENIDKIVATYGASTKVGAIVGGQTSCKSPEIAAFEKHLPQDVEIITVHSLHGPNVSTIGQPLVIINYRGSDESLKLVESLMSCLQSKHVYLTYQEHDRITADTQAVTHAAFLSMGLAWRNCHQYPWEAPKWTGGLENAKINISLRIYSNKYHVYAGVAITNPSAHAQITQYAKSCEEIFTLMIQSRKHELIERIMKAKQKVFGHLKKDHRLLLDDDLLEQYSLSNYPPGKRQPNSQLSLLAIVDSWSSLGIVPYDHIICSTPLFRILLGVTEYLFCTSGLLEDCLEVAVDNTDFRQDDLNFVLAAKEWSSTVSYGDYNLYRIRFEKTQKYFEHMFPEANKVGNEMIRMILKRVKDRE
- the RPL28 gene encoding 60S ribosomal protein L28, whose product is MPTRLRQTRKHRGNVTAGYGRIGKHRKHPGGRGMAGGQHHHRIAMDKYHPGYFGKVGMRFFHKQENPFWRPVINLDKLWSLVDNKDEKLAQSTKDSAVVIDTLAKGYGKVLGKGRLPNVPVIVKARFVSKLAEEKIRAAGGVVELVA